A genomic region of Haliaeetus albicilla chromosome 8, bHalAlb1.1, whole genome shotgun sequence contains the following coding sequences:
- the MPL gene encoding thrombopoietin receptor isoform X2 → MGRGEPPARLPELHSHHFPDKGIAWRSRSSSQGAGRGPAQRPRPQHMGCRMAAYLHQGWLLSLLPAVLLSLRSPPAAPEPVTSQDAALLAGVPEDILCFSRSFEDLTCFWDEEEEEEAVSRMCHFYYWYSRDAPTACAVSTLRRGAGGTRHVCVFPSQDVRLFTQLHLCVLDAITNQTKYWRELSVDAVGESLPLGNTPVTPGQSPDLGPLSCLLQGLAAPCTPGTDAVLRDRQVPRSRTRECPDGGCCRRANAPACSPQVSSPPQQTSRPAGLGLQGSSACHGSHHLPTTRTSSSTRCSAALPAPQRCPAAPCWTPVGSTLGTLPASQPSAPTHPWLGQPQPPWERGRYIEGPGMGRGIWGLQLLPSLAPLLQRLVQANTWVVLRDLWPGVRYHIQVRSKPDGTSMDGVWGPWSRAVAAETPRSSGDIGLSCSTPDLQHVRCEWSWDPGEPRSSHQLFYRPPPSGASTREDAWQWCEEVSVGVQGTHACTFQPRAGSAISVLVNVTRPHALPTLSYFKEPFWLHQAGESQRHCGPCPCPCLPGGGCSVLCPIPCNTSPSPTVLTDAPQLVQATVSQGQLSLQWLPPLEVLAEQLDYQVRYAVEESHDWKVLQVPRAARKEVLDLRPGARYHAQVRAQPSGPWYQGSWSAWSKPVVVDATASAGKGQGRSGGCSQRSHMAEGRRPGVLEMGWGGPSDRAAEGSVVGAQGRATVPAFLLRRRLDHPERYGGAAGLHRSAPGAAVHLPFPLQQREAEALAPRPRPAPHAGQLPPRKQQARPGQHLLQAAAGGGRPALPAGGAARPAGGAGRAAAASAGARRRPPARHRHRQPVLPAHERLGAARAALSRAPGPGIK, encoded by the exons ACGCTGCGCTGTTGGCGGGGGTGCCCGAGGACATCCTCTGCTTCTCCCGCTCCTTTGAGGACCTCACCTGCTTCtgggatgaagaggaggaggaggaggcggtgAGCAGGATGTGCCACTTCTACTACTGGTACAGCAG GGATGCGCCCACGGCATGTGCGGTGTCCACGTTGCGCCGTGGGGCTGGTGGGACGCGGCATGTCTGCGTCTTCCCCAGCCAGGACGTGCGGCTCTTCACCCAGCTCCACCTCTGCGTCCTGGACGCCATCACCAACCAGACCAAGTACTGGCGGGAGCTCAGCGTGGATGCAGTGGGTGAGTCCCTCCCACTGGGCAATACCCCTGTGACACCAGGACAGTCCCCAGACCTGGGTCCCCTGTCCTGCTtgctgcaggggctggcagcacccTGCACACCAGGCACGGATGCAGTCCTGAGGGACCGCCAGGTGCCCCGCAGCAGGACCAGGGAGTGCCCAGATgggggctgctgcaggagggcaaACGCCCCGGCATGTTCCCCGCAGGTCTCATCGCCCCCCCAGCAAACCTCACGGCCcgctgggctggggctgcagggcagctctGCGTGTCATGGCAGCCACCACTTGCCGACTACGAGAACTTCTTCCTCTACGAGGTGCagtgctgccctgccagctccccagAGATGCCCTGCAGCACCGTGTTGGACCCCGGTGGgcagcaccctggggacccttccagccagccagccatcAGCACCCACACACCCATGgctggggcagccacagcctccctgggagCGGGGCAGGTACATAGAGGGGCCAGGGATGGGcagggggatttgggggctgcagctgctccccagcctggcccctCTCCTGCAGAGACTGGTCCAGGCCAACACCTGGGTGGTCCTTCGGGACCTGTGGCCAGGGGTGAGGTACCACATCCAGGTACGCAGCAAGCCTGACGGCACTTCCATGGACGGCGTCTGGGGGCCCTGGTCGCGGGCAGTGGCTGCAGAGACACCCCGCTCCTCTG GAGACATCgggctgagctgcagcaccCCTGACCTGCAGCACGTGCGCTGTGAGTGGAGCTGGGACCCTGGAGAGCCCCGCAGCTCCCACCAGCTCTTCTACCGTCCGCCTCCAAGCGGGGCCAGCACAAG GGAAGACGCGTGGCAGTGGTGCGAGGAGGTGAGCGTGGGGGTGCAAGGCACCCACGCCTGCACCTtccagcccagggctggcagcgcTATCTCCGTCCTGGTGAATGTCACCCGGCCCCACGCGCTGCCCACGCTCAGCTACTTTAAGGAGCCCTTCTGGCTGCACCAGGCCGGTGAGTCCCAGCGCCACTGTGGCCCTTGCCCTTGCCCATGCCTGCCTGGCGGGGGATGCAGCGTCCTATGTCCCATTCCATGCAACACGTCCCCGTCACCAACAGTGCTCACAGACGCCCCGCAGCTTGTGCAGGCAACGGTGTCACAGGGCCAGCTGAGCCTGCAGTGGCTGCCACCCCTGGaggtgctggcagagcagctggaCTACCAGGTCCGCTATGCCGTGGAGGAGAGCCATGACTGGAAG GTCCTACAGGTCCCGCGGGCAGCCAGGAAAGAAGTCCTGGACCTACGGCCAGGCGCCCGCTACCATGCCCAGGTGCGGGCCCAGCCCAGCGGGCCGTGGTACCAGGGCAGCTGGAGCGCCTGGTCCAAACCTGTCGTGGTCGACGCCACGGCCAGTGCGGGTAAGGGACAGGGCAGGAGTGGAGGCTGCAGCCAGAGGAGCCACATGGCCGAGGGCAGGAGACCGGGAGTGCTGGAAATGGGATGGGGAGGACCGAGCGACAGGGCCGCGGAGGGCTCAGTGGTGGGGGCTCAGGGCAGGGCTACAGTCCCAGCGTTCCTCCTCCGACGCAGGCTGGATCATCCCGAGCGTTACGGTGGTGCCGCTGGTCTTCACAGGAGTGCTCCTGGGGCTGCGGtgcaccttcccttccctctacAG CAACGTGAAGCAGAAGCTCTGGCCCCCCGTCCCCGACCTGCACCGCACGCTGGGCAGCTTCCTCCACGAAAGCAGCAAGCACGGCCAG GCCAACACCTTCTACAAGCAGCCGCCGGAGGAGGCcgtcctgccctgcctgctggagGTGCTGCCCGGCCCGCGGGGGGAGCCgggcgcgccgccgccgcctccgccggaGCACGCCGCCGGCCGCCTGCCCGGCACCGACATCGCCAACCAGTCCTACCTGCTCATGAGCGGCTGGGAGCCGCGCGGGCCGCCCTGAGCCGCGCTCCCGGCCCCGGCATAAAATGA
- the MPL gene encoding thrombopoietin receptor isoform X1: MGRGEPPARLPELHSHHFPDKGIAWRSRSSSQGAGRGPAQRPRPQHMGCRMAAYLHQGWLLSLLPAVLLSLRSPPAAPEPVTSQDAALLAGVPEDILCFSRSFEDLTCFWDEEEEEEAVSRMCHFYYWYSRDAPTACAVSTLRRGAGGTRHVCVFPSQDVRLFTQLHLCVLDAITNQTKYWRELSVDAVGESLPLGNTPVTPGQSPDLGPLSCLLQGLAAPCTPGTDAVLRDRQVPRSRTRECPDGGCCRRANAPACSPQVSSPPQQTSRPAGLGLQGSSACHGSHHLPTTRTSSSTRCSAALPAPQRCPAAPCWTPVGSTLGTLPASQPSAPTHPWLGQPQPPWERGRYIEGPGMGRGIWGLQLLPSLAPLLQRLVQANTWVVLRDLWPGVRYHIQVRSKPDGTSMDGVWGPWSRAVAAETPRSSGDIGLSCSTPDLQHVRCEWSWDPGEPRSSHQLFYRPPPSGASTREDAWQWCEEVSVGVQGTHACTFQPRAGSAISVLVNVTRPHALPTLSYFKEPFWLHQAGESQRHCGPCPCPCLPGGGCSVLCPIPCNTSPSPTVLTDAPQLVQATVSQGQLSLQWLPPLEVLAEQLDYQVRYAVEESHDWKVLQVPRAARKEVLDLRPGARYHAQVRAQPSGPWYQGSWSAWSKPVVVDATASAGKGQGRSGGCSQRSHMAEGRRPGVLEMGWGGPSDRAAEGSVVGAQGRATVPAFLLRRRLDHPERYGGAAGLHRSAPGAAVHLPFPLQQREAEALAPRPRPAPHAGQLPPRKQQARPGEGAGAGPAAAEPPRGQLEGRPPPRPLCVSPGQHLLQAAAGGGRPALPAGGAARPAGGAGRAAAASAGARRRPPARHRHRQPVLPAHERLGAARAALSRAPGPGIK; this comes from the exons ACGCTGCGCTGTTGGCGGGGGTGCCCGAGGACATCCTCTGCTTCTCCCGCTCCTTTGAGGACCTCACCTGCTTCtgggatgaagaggaggaggaggaggcggtgAGCAGGATGTGCCACTTCTACTACTGGTACAGCAG GGATGCGCCCACGGCATGTGCGGTGTCCACGTTGCGCCGTGGGGCTGGTGGGACGCGGCATGTCTGCGTCTTCCCCAGCCAGGACGTGCGGCTCTTCACCCAGCTCCACCTCTGCGTCCTGGACGCCATCACCAACCAGACCAAGTACTGGCGGGAGCTCAGCGTGGATGCAGTGGGTGAGTCCCTCCCACTGGGCAATACCCCTGTGACACCAGGACAGTCCCCAGACCTGGGTCCCCTGTCCTGCTtgctgcaggggctggcagcacccTGCACACCAGGCACGGATGCAGTCCTGAGGGACCGCCAGGTGCCCCGCAGCAGGACCAGGGAGTGCCCAGATgggggctgctgcaggagggcaaACGCCCCGGCATGTTCCCCGCAGGTCTCATCGCCCCCCCAGCAAACCTCACGGCCcgctgggctggggctgcagggcagctctGCGTGTCATGGCAGCCACCACTTGCCGACTACGAGAACTTCTTCCTCTACGAGGTGCagtgctgccctgccagctccccagAGATGCCCTGCAGCACCGTGTTGGACCCCGGTGGgcagcaccctggggacccttccagccagccagccatcAGCACCCACACACCCATGgctggggcagccacagcctccctgggagCGGGGCAGGTACATAGAGGGGCCAGGGATGGGcagggggatttgggggctgcagctgctccccagcctggcccctCTCCTGCAGAGACTGGTCCAGGCCAACACCTGGGTGGTCCTTCGGGACCTGTGGCCAGGGGTGAGGTACCACATCCAGGTACGCAGCAAGCCTGACGGCACTTCCATGGACGGCGTCTGGGGGCCCTGGTCGCGGGCAGTGGCTGCAGAGACACCCCGCTCCTCTG GAGACATCgggctgagctgcagcaccCCTGACCTGCAGCACGTGCGCTGTGAGTGGAGCTGGGACCCTGGAGAGCCCCGCAGCTCCCACCAGCTCTTCTACCGTCCGCCTCCAAGCGGGGCCAGCACAAG GGAAGACGCGTGGCAGTGGTGCGAGGAGGTGAGCGTGGGGGTGCAAGGCACCCACGCCTGCACCTtccagcccagggctggcagcgcTATCTCCGTCCTGGTGAATGTCACCCGGCCCCACGCGCTGCCCACGCTCAGCTACTTTAAGGAGCCCTTCTGGCTGCACCAGGCCGGTGAGTCCCAGCGCCACTGTGGCCCTTGCCCTTGCCCATGCCTGCCTGGCGGGGGATGCAGCGTCCTATGTCCCATTCCATGCAACACGTCCCCGTCACCAACAGTGCTCACAGACGCCCCGCAGCTTGTGCAGGCAACGGTGTCACAGGGCCAGCTGAGCCTGCAGTGGCTGCCACCCCTGGaggtgctggcagagcagctggaCTACCAGGTCCGCTATGCCGTGGAGGAGAGCCATGACTGGAAG GTCCTACAGGTCCCGCGGGCAGCCAGGAAAGAAGTCCTGGACCTACGGCCAGGCGCCCGCTACCATGCCCAGGTGCGGGCCCAGCCCAGCGGGCCGTGGTACCAGGGCAGCTGGAGCGCCTGGTCCAAACCTGTCGTGGTCGACGCCACGGCCAGTGCGGGTAAGGGACAGGGCAGGAGTGGAGGCTGCAGCCAGAGGAGCCACATGGCCGAGGGCAGGAGACCGGGAGTGCTGGAAATGGGATGGGGAGGACCGAGCGACAGGGCCGCGGAGGGCTCAGTGGTGGGGGCTCAGGGCAGGGCTACAGTCCCAGCGTTCCTCCTCCGACGCAGGCTGGATCATCCCGAGCGTTACGGTGGTGCCGCTGGTCTTCACAGGAGTGCTCCTGGGGCTGCGGtgcaccttcccttccctctacAG CAACGTGAAGCAGAAGCTCTGGCCCCCCGTCCCCGACCTGCACCGCACGCTGGGCAGCTTCCTCCACGAAAGCAGCAAGCACGGCCAGGTgagggggccggggcagggcccGCCGCGGCTGAGCCCCCCCGGGGGCAGCTCGAAGGGCGGCCCCCACCGCGCCCCCTCTGTGTGTCCCCAGGCCAACACCTTCTACAAGCAGCCGCCGGAGGAGGCcgtcctgccctgcctgctggagGTGCTGCCCGGCCCGCGGGGGGAGCCgggcgcgccgccgccgcctccgccggaGCACGCCGCCGGCCGCCTGCCCGGCACCGACATCGCCAACCAGTCCTACCTGCTCATGAGCGGCTGGGAGCCGCGCGGGCCGCCCTGAGCCGCGCTCCCGGCCCCGGCATAAAATGA
- the MPL gene encoding thrombopoietin receptor isoform X3: MGRGEPPARLPELHSHHFPDKGIAWRSRSSSQGAGRGPAQRPRPQHMGCRMAAYLHQGWLLSLLPAVLLSLRSPPAAPEPVTSQDAALLAGVPEDILCFSRSFEDLTCFWDEEEEEEAVSRMCHFYYWYSRDAPTACAVSTLRRGAGGTRHVCVFPSQDVRLFTQLHLCVLDAITNQTKYWRELSVDAVGESLPLGNTPVTPGQSPDLGPLSCLLQGLAAPCTPGTDAVLRDRQVPRSRTRECPDGGCCRRANAPACSPQVSSPPQQTSRPAGLGLQGSSACHGSHHLPTTRTSSSTRCSAALPAPQRCPAAPCWTPVGSTLGTLPASQPSAPTHPWLGQPQPPWERGRYIEGPGMGRGIWGLQLLPSLAPLLQRLVQANTWVVLRDLWPGVRYHIQVRSKPDGTSMDGVWGPWSRAVAAETPRSSGDIGLSCSTPDLQHVRCEWSWDPGEPRSSHQLFYRPPPSGASTREDAWQWCEEVSVGVQGTHACTFQPRAGSAISVLVNVTRPHALPTLSYFKEPFWLHQAVLTDAPQLVQATVSQGQLSLQWLPPLEVLAEQLDYQVRYAVEESHDWKVLQVPRAARKEVLDLRPGARYHAQVRAQPSGPWYQGSWSAWSKPVVVDATASAGKGQGRSGGCSQRSHMAEGRRPGVLEMGWGGPSDRAAEGSVVGAQGRATVPAFLLRRRLDHPERYGGAAGLHRSAPGAAVHLPFPLQQREAEALAPRPRPAPHAGQLPPRKQQARPGEGAGAGPAAAEPPRGQLEGRPPPRPLCVSPGQHLLQAAAGGGRPALPAGGAARPAGGAGRAAAASAGARRRPPARHRHRQPVLPAHERLGAARAALSRAPGPGIK; the protein is encoded by the exons ACGCTGCGCTGTTGGCGGGGGTGCCCGAGGACATCCTCTGCTTCTCCCGCTCCTTTGAGGACCTCACCTGCTTCtgggatgaagaggaggaggaggaggcggtgAGCAGGATGTGCCACTTCTACTACTGGTACAGCAG GGATGCGCCCACGGCATGTGCGGTGTCCACGTTGCGCCGTGGGGCTGGTGGGACGCGGCATGTCTGCGTCTTCCCCAGCCAGGACGTGCGGCTCTTCACCCAGCTCCACCTCTGCGTCCTGGACGCCATCACCAACCAGACCAAGTACTGGCGGGAGCTCAGCGTGGATGCAGTGGGTGAGTCCCTCCCACTGGGCAATACCCCTGTGACACCAGGACAGTCCCCAGACCTGGGTCCCCTGTCCTGCTtgctgcaggggctggcagcacccTGCACACCAGGCACGGATGCAGTCCTGAGGGACCGCCAGGTGCCCCGCAGCAGGACCAGGGAGTGCCCAGATgggggctgctgcaggagggcaaACGCCCCGGCATGTTCCCCGCAGGTCTCATCGCCCCCCCAGCAAACCTCACGGCCcgctgggctggggctgcagggcagctctGCGTGTCATGGCAGCCACCACTTGCCGACTACGAGAACTTCTTCCTCTACGAGGTGCagtgctgccctgccagctccccagAGATGCCCTGCAGCACCGTGTTGGACCCCGGTGGgcagcaccctggggacccttccagccagccagccatcAGCACCCACACACCCATGgctggggcagccacagcctccctgggagCGGGGCAGGTACATAGAGGGGCCAGGGATGGGcagggggatttgggggctgcagctgctccccagcctggcccctCTCCTGCAGAGACTGGTCCAGGCCAACACCTGGGTGGTCCTTCGGGACCTGTGGCCAGGGGTGAGGTACCACATCCAGGTACGCAGCAAGCCTGACGGCACTTCCATGGACGGCGTCTGGGGGCCCTGGTCGCGGGCAGTGGCTGCAGAGACACCCCGCTCCTCTG GAGACATCgggctgagctgcagcaccCCTGACCTGCAGCACGTGCGCTGTGAGTGGAGCTGGGACCCTGGAGAGCCCCGCAGCTCCCACCAGCTCTTCTACCGTCCGCCTCCAAGCGGGGCCAGCACAAG GGAAGACGCGTGGCAGTGGTGCGAGGAGGTGAGCGTGGGGGTGCAAGGCACCCACGCCTGCACCTtccagcccagggctggcagcgcTATCTCCGTCCTGGTGAATGTCACCCGGCCCCACGCGCTGCCCACGCTCAGCTACTTTAAGGAGCCCTTCTGGCTGCACCAGGCCG TGCTCACAGACGCCCCGCAGCTTGTGCAGGCAACGGTGTCACAGGGCCAGCTGAGCCTGCAGTGGCTGCCACCCCTGGaggtgctggcagagcagctggaCTACCAGGTCCGCTATGCCGTGGAGGAGAGCCATGACTGGAAG GTCCTACAGGTCCCGCGGGCAGCCAGGAAAGAAGTCCTGGACCTACGGCCAGGCGCCCGCTACCATGCCCAGGTGCGGGCCCAGCCCAGCGGGCCGTGGTACCAGGGCAGCTGGAGCGCCTGGTCCAAACCTGTCGTGGTCGACGCCACGGCCAGTGCGGGTAAGGGACAGGGCAGGAGTGGAGGCTGCAGCCAGAGGAGCCACATGGCCGAGGGCAGGAGACCGGGAGTGCTGGAAATGGGATGGGGAGGACCGAGCGACAGGGCCGCGGAGGGCTCAGTGGTGGGGGCTCAGGGCAGGGCTACAGTCCCAGCGTTCCTCCTCCGACGCAGGCTGGATCATCCCGAGCGTTACGGTGGTGCCGCTGGTCTTCACAGGAGTGCTCCTGGGGCTGCGGtgcaccttcccttccctctacAG CAACGTGAAGCAGAAGCTCTGGCCCCCCGTCCCCGACCTGCACCGCACGCTGGGCAGCTTCCTCCACGAAAGCAGCAAGCACGGCCAGGTgagggggccggggcagggcccGCCGCGGCTGAGCCCCCCCGGGGGCAGCTCGAAGGGCGGCCCCCACCGCGCCCCCTCTGTGTGTCCCCAGGCCAACACCTTCTACAAGCAGCCGCCGGAGGAGGCcgtcctgccctgcctgctggagGTGCTGCCCGGCCCGCGGGGGGAGCCgggcgcgccgccgccgcctccgccggaGCACGCCGCCGGCCGCCTGCCCGGCACCGACATCGCCAACCAGTCCTACCTGCTCATGAGCGGCTGGGAGCCGCGCGGGCCGCCCTGAGCCGCGCTCCCGGCCCCGGCATAAAATGA